One segment of Macrotis lagotis isolate mMagLag1 chromosome 1, bilby.v1.9.chrom.fasta, whole genome shotgun sequence DNA contains the following:
- the LOC141509518 gene encoding olfactory receptor 2AJ1-like, with the protein MYMVAITGNTVLILLIHIDRRLHTTMYVLLKHLSFMDILNICNIVPMMAFNYISGRNTITFAGCGFQIFLYTSFVGAECLILTAMSYDRYVAICHPLRYPILMNHRISVILATGSWFGGIINSIILTTYVILLPLCGTRIIDHFFCEIPAILRLSCVDTSEYQEKLYVSAVFFFLIPFSIILFSYGQIIRIVLHMKSMEAQKKAFSTCSSHLTVVAMYYGSCIATYMRPKFYHTAGQDKVISILYTILAPMLNPIIYSLRNKDVLCALKKFCSEMKTFKN; encoded by the coding sequence ATGTATATGGTGGCGATAACAGGAAACACAGTCTTGATTCTTCTTATCCACATCGACAGACGGCTCCACACTACAATGTACGTCCTTCTCAAGCATCTCTCTTTTATGGATATCTTGAACATTTGCAATATTGTTCCCATGATGGCCTTTAACTACATATCTGGTAGGAATACCATTACATTTGCAGGTTGTGGGTTCCAGATCTTCCTCTATACCAGCTTTGTGGGTGCTGAGTGCCTTATTCTCACGGCCATGTCCTATGATCGCTATGTAGCCATCTGCCACCCACTACGTTACCCCATCCTCATGAACCATCGAATCAGTGTCATTCTGGCTACTGGCTCCTGGTTTGGGGGAATTATCAACTCTATAATTCTTACCACTTATGTAATACTCCTCCCACTTTGTGGTACAAGGATCATTGACCACTTTTTCTGTGAAATCCCAGCCATATTGAGACTCTCTTGTGTTGATACATCAGAATATCAAGAAAAACTCTATGTGAGTGCtgtattctttttcttaattccctTTTCCATCATACTTTTCTCGTATGGTCAGATTATCCGCATCGTGCTTCATATGAAATCTATGGAGGCACAGAAAAAAGCTTTCTCCACCTGTTCCTCCCACCTGACTGTGGTTGCCATGTACTATGGTTCATGTATCGCTACATACATGAGACCAAAGTTCTATCATACTGCAGGTCAGGACAAGGTCATTTCCATATTATATACCATTCTTGCCCCAATGCTCAACCCTATCATCTACAGTCTCAGAAATAAAGATGTCTTATGTGCCCTGAAGAAGTTTTGTtcagaaatgaaaacttttaaaaactaa